From Daucus carota subsp. sativus chromosome 6, DH1 v3.0, whole genome shotgun sequence, the proteins below share one genomic window:
- the LOC108227530 gene encoding protein EDS1B — translation MAQGRRSLSERLEMRAEIISKAFELSMNAHKFCGARSDEYLSQEIHNSFEIVFAFPGSWSVNEWFSCSPFGEIKIDLSLFPCLRSIGNQEFAFVNEAFFREFIALLRTSRLAIEVEKAVKDKKQVVFAGHSSGGSLAMLTTVWFLERYTRKNGATTPRCVTFGSPLIGDHIFSHAIRRENWGRCFINFVTKYDIVPLTMLTPLSLIHKTLPRILDFHCPKSEFYKHMMISTSSAASSFYLNVLTQASLVASYVASSFRGSTNILVGNFSKFVELSPYRPFGTYIFCDEDKTSFGMENPDAILQTLFYFSRLSTEEEGPMVACLKLNANMRYEVVLDNCLKMQNFVYLENASDLEAEDIKDTLHDLGLDTRAILSLYAALGFEKQKMKNEAEIEKEIIEKDLCAIQKYKMDCELSKVGYYDAFKMQNNESDFKADVARLELAGIWDEIVDMVKRGEFPDNFEGKKEWIELGTKFRRLLEPLDVANYYMQGRNDDAGSYLIKGRPRRYKFPQRWHEHDKRMVRYETISESCFLGEVEEIKFVSKKTCYEDIKERIVKLEGQVLDWCNNEVLDKDVILESSTFTQWWKSLPDEHKLASCIKHLFVMT, via the exons ATGGCACAAGGAAGGAGAAGCTTATCAGAAAGATTGGAGATGAGGGCTGAGATTATAAGCAAGGCCTTTGAATTGTCAATGAATGCACACAAGTTTTGTGGTGCACGCTCTGATGAGTATCTTAGCCAGGAAATTCATAACTCATTTGAGATTGTTTTTGCATTTCCGGGATCATGGTCTGTGAATGAGTGGTTTAGCTGCAGTCCCTTTGGCGAAATAAAGATCGACCTCTCGCTCTTTCCTTGTCTCAGAAGCATTGGCAATCAAGAATTCGCGTTTGTAAATGAAGCATTCTTCCGTGAATTTATAGCACTTCTTCGAACATCTAGGTTGGCAATTGAG GTGGAGAAAGCAGTGAAAGATAAAAAGCAAGTAGTATTTGCAGGTCACTCCTCTGGTGGTTCATTGGCCATGCTCACAACTGTTTGGTTCCTGGAGAGATACACTAGGAAAAATGGTGCCACAACTCCTCGTTGTGTGACTTTCGGCTCTCCATTGATCGGTGACCACATCTTTTCTCACGCCATAAGGCGAGAAAACTGGGGTCGTTGCTTCATAAACTTTGTCACCAAATATGACATTGTTCCTCTGACAATGCTTACCCCTTTATCTTTAATCCATAAAACACTCCCACGAATACTCGATTTTCACTGTCCAAAATCAGAATTTTACAAGCACATGATGATTTCAACATCAAGTGCGGCCTCATCGTTTTATTTGAATGTATTGACGCAAGCATCACTTGTTGCGAGTTATGTTGCTTCAAGTTTCAGGGGAAGCACAAATATACTAGTCGGAAATTTCTCAAAATTCGTTGAGCTTAGCCCTTATAGGCCTTTTGGGACATATATATTCTGTGACGAAGATAAGACTTCTTTTGGGATGGAGAATCCGGATGCTATTTTGCAAACATTGTTCTACTTTTCTCGATTGAGCACTGAAGAAGAAGGTCCAATGGTTGCTTGTCTGAAGTTAAATGCAAATATGAGGTACGAAGTAGTATTAGATAATTGCTTAAAGATGCAAAATTTTGTTTATCTGGAAAATGCATCTGATCTGGAGGCAGAGGATATTAAAGACACTCTGCATGACCTTGGCTTG GACACCCGAGCCATACTATCTCTCTATGCTGCTCTAGGCTTCGAGAAACAAAAGATGAAAAATGAAGCAGAAATCGAGAAAGAAATCATTGAGAAAGACCTTTGTgcaattcaaaaatataaaatggacTGTGAACTTTCCAAAGTCGGATACTATGACGCCTTCAAGATGCAAAACAACGAAAGTGACTTTAAGGCAGACGTTGCGAGGCTTGAGCTAGCAGGAATCTGGGATGAAATTGTGGACATGGTGAAAAGAGGCGAATTTCCGGATAATTTTGAGGGAAAGAAAGAGTGGATAGAGTTGGGCACAAAATTTAGACGATTACTGGAGCCTCTAGATGTCGCGAACTACTATATGCAAGGAAGAAATGACGATGCAGGAAGTTACCTAATAAAAGGTAGACCGAGGCGCTATAAATTTCCACAGAGATGGCATGAACATGACAAACGAATGGTGCGATATGAGACAATTTCAGAATCATGTTTTTTGGGGGAGGTGGAGGAAATAAAGTTCGTAAGCAAGAAAACGTGCTACGAAGATATAAAGGAGAGGATTGTAAAGTTAGAAGGACAAGTATTAGACTGGTGCAACAATGAAGTCCTTGATAAGGATGTGATTTTGGAAAGTTCTACCTTCACTCAGTGGTGGAAGTCACTCCCCGACGAGCACAAGTTAGCATCGTGCATAAAACATTTGTTTGTTATGACTTGA